One part of the Natronincola ferrireducens genome encodes these proteins:
- the rpmG gene encoding 50S ribosomal protein L33 → MRVKITLACTECKQRNYNTTKNKKNNPDRMEMKKYCKFCRSHTAHKETK, encoded by the coding sequence GTGCGTGTAAAAATCACATTAGCATGTACAGAATGCAAGCAAAGAAATTATAATACAACAAAAAACAAGAAAAACAATCCAGATCGTATGGAAATGAAGAAATATTGCAAGTTCTGCAGAAGCCATACAGCTCACAAAGAAACCAAATAA
- a CDS encoding EF-Tu C-terminal domain-related protein produces the protein SPIATEEGLRFAIREGGRTVGAGVVASIIE, from the coding sequence TTAGCCCGATTGCTACAGAAGAAGGACTAAGATTCGCTATCCGTGAAGGTGGAAGAACTGTAGGTGCTGGAGTAGTTGCTTCTATTATTGAATAA